Proteins from one Amycolatopsis endophytica genomic window:
- the rsmH gene encoding 16S rRNA (cytosine(1402)-N(4))-methyltransferase RsmH: MAAEFAHVPVMTERVLELFAPALDGRAAVAIDATTGLGGHSEALLTRFPRLTLIGLDRDPHALERSGARLAKFGDRVELVHAVYDTLPEVLDRLGLSRVDGVMFDLGVSSMQLDAEERGFAYARDAPLDMRMDPTTGQTAADVLNTYEPGELVRILRDYGEERFAQRIVKAIVAERAREPFDRSERLVRLLYDAVPAASRRTGGHPAKRTFQALRIEVNGELEVLRRAVPAALAALSVGGRIVLESYHSLEDRIVKQALGQLAKSRTPPGLPVELPGHGPELKLITRGAEKASEAEIEQNPRAASVRLRVAERIKEADA, translated from the coding sequence GTGGCAGCCGAATTCGCGCACGTGCCGGTGATGACCGAGCGCGTGCTGGAGCTGTTCGCTCCCGCGCTCGACGGGCGCGCGGCCGTCGCGATCGACGCGACCACCGGGCTGGGCGGGCACTCCGAGGCCCTGCTCACCAGGTTCCCGCGGTTGACACTCATCGGGCTGGACCGCGATCCGCACGCGCTCGAGCGCTCCGGCGCGCGCCTGGCGAAGTTCGGTGACCGGGTCGAGCTGGTGCACGCCGTCTACGACACGCTGCCCGAGGTGCTCGACCGGCTGGGACTGTCCCGTGTGGACGGCGTGATGTTCGACCTCGGGGTCTCCTCGATGCAGCTGGACGCCGAGGAGCGCGGCTTCGCCTACGCGCGCGACGCCCCGCTGGACATGCGGATGGACCCGACCACCGGGCAGACGGCGGCCGACGTCCTCAACACCTACGAGCCGGGCGAGCTGGTGCGCATCCTGCGCGACTACGGCGAAGAACGCTTCGCGCAGCGGATCGTCAAGGCGATCGTCGCGGAGCGCGCACGGGAGCCGTTCGACCGGAGCGAGCGCCTGGTGCGGCTGCTCTACGACGCCGTGCCCGCGGCGAGCCGGCGCACCGGGGGGCACCCGGCCAAGCGCACGTTCCAGGCGTTGCGCATCGAGGTCAACGGTGAACTGGAGGTGCTGCGGCGCGCGGTTCCCGCGGCGCTGGCGGCGCTGAGCGTCGGCGGCCGGATCGTCCTGGAGTCCTACCACTCGCTGGAGGACCGCATCGTCAAGCAGGCCCTCGGACAGCTGGCGAAGTCCCGCACGCCGCCCGGCCTGCCCGTCGAACTCCCCGGCCACGGGCCGGAACTGAAACTGATCACCCGTGGCGCCGAAAAGGCGTCCGAAGCGGAGATCGAACAGAACCCGAGGGCGGCGTCCGTGCGCCTGCGGGTGGCCGAACGGATCAAGGAGGCGGACGCATGA
- a CDS encoding peptidoglycan D,D-transpeptidase FtsI family protein, with the protein MARSGRRGYGARMRQVAGQPNAATGKGRYVGVRVALVAVLVLAGLKLVQVQGFEAAALSAQAESQRSTTIPIQAQRGSIVDRNNVKLAFTVETRALSVNLRSMRKAWDEVAAENPAGGQNFETRVADAAKFIAAKLPGRVTEAELLADFHKTSSFTYLADGVEPSVAEEITTAFPEIGAEVRAAREYPGDTLASNVIGLANWRMDDPDVSKHSLQGLAGLEYTLNDDLSGKAGQYVADTKQGNDNVIIPGTERDVQPATPGNDVVLTLDSDVQYFLQNALADYVKESHAKGASAVVMDTRTGEIYGLADDSTFDPNDNKTYTQSLMDLEAVSTPYEPGSVNKIVTAAAAIDAGLVTPESVLQVPGTLKVADHTVHDAWTHGTQNFSVTGIFAKSSNIGTLLLAQELGPDRYLDYLKRFGVGQSAGLGLSGESRGYVPPRDTWTGTTFGNLPIGQGLSMTVVQMAAMYQAIANNGLRVQPSIVKEEIRPDGTAVPKAAPETTQVVSPETATTVRNMMRAVTQSGRNGNSGTAPTAALEGYQISGKTGTGQQVNPATGAYSDSLYNITFAGILPADNPRFVVGIRLDAPDTTLPAGHSAAPLFHDIASYLAQRYQIPLSHGAAPYVPLVLP; encoded by the coding sequence ATGGCACGGTCCGGACGCCGCGGTTATGGCGCCCGCATGCGTCAGGTGGCGGGGCAGCCCAACGCCGCGACCGGCAAGGGGCGCTACGTCGGCGTGCGCGTGGCGCTCGTCGCGGTGCTCGTGCTGGCCGGGCTCAAACTCGTCCAGGTGCAGGGGTTCGAGGCGGCCGCGCTCTCGGCGCAGGCCGAGAGCCAGCGCAGCACCACGATCCCGATCCAGGCCCAGCGTGGGTCCATTGTGGACCGCAACAACGTCAAGCTCGCGTTCACCGTGGAGACCCGTGCGCTGTCGGTGAACCTGCGCTCGATGCGCAAGGCGTGGGACGAGGTCGCGGCCGAGAACCCGGCGGGGGGCCAGAACTTCGAGACGCGGGTGGCGGACGCGGCGAAGTTCATCGCCGCCAAGCTGCCCGGCCGCGTCACCGAGGCCGAGCTGCTCGCCGACTTCCACAAGACATCGTCGTTCACCTACCTGGCCGACGGCGTCGAGCCGTCGGTGGCGGAGGAGATCACCACCGCGTTCCCGGAGATCGGCGCCGAGGTGCGCGCCGCCCGCGAGTACCCGGGCGACACCCTCGCCTCCAACGTCATCGGCCTGGCGAACTGGCGGATGGACGATCCCGACGTGTCCAAGCACAGCCTGCAGGGCCTGGCCGGGCTGGAGTACACGCTCAACGACGACCTGTCCGGCAAGGCGGGGCAGTACGTGGCGGACACCAAGCAGGGCAACGACAACGTGATCATCCCCGGCACCGAGCGCGACGTGCAGCCCGCCACGCCCGGCAACGACGTGGTGCTCACGCTCGACTCCGACGTGCAGTACTTCCTGCAGAACGCGCTGGCCGACTACGTCAAGGAATCGCACGCCAAGGGCGCCAGCGCCGTCGTGATGGACACGCGGACCGGCGAGATCTACGGCCTCGCCGACGACTCGACCTTCGACCCGAACGACAACAAGACCTACACGCAGTCGCTGATGGACCTGGAGGCGGTCTCCACACCGTACGAGCCGGGCTCGGTGAACAAGATCGTCACCGCCGCCGCGGCCATCGACGCGGGCCTGGTCACCCCGGAGTCCGTGCTGCAGGTGCCCGGCACCCTCAAGGTCGCCGACCACACGGTGCACGACGCCTGGACGCACGGCACCCAGAACTTCTCCGTCACCGGCATCTTCGCCAAGTCCTCCAACATCGGCACCCTGCTGCTGGCGCAGGAGCTCGGCCCCGACAGGTACCTGGACTACCTCAAGCGCTTCGGCGTGGGGCAGAGCGCCGGGCTGGGCCTGTCCGGGGAGAGCCGCGGGTACGTGCCGCCGCGCGACACCTGGACCGGCACCACGTTCGGCAACCTGCCGATCGGCCAGGGCCTGTCGATGACCGTGGTGCAGATGGCGGCGATGTACCAGGCGATCGCGAACAACGGGCTGCGCGTGCAGCCGAGCATCGTGAAGGAGGAGATCCGCCCGGACGGCACCGCGGTGCCCAAGGCCGCGCCGGAGACCACGCAGGTGGTGAGCCCGGAGACGGCGACGACGGTGCGGAACATGATGCGCGCGGTCACGCAGTCCGGCCGCAACGGCAACAGCGGCACGGCGCCGACGGCGGCACTGGAGGGCTACCAGATCTCCGGCAAGACCGGCACCGGCCAGCAGGTCAACCCGGCGACCGGCGCGTACAGCGACTCCCTGTACAACATCACCTTCGCCGGGATCCTGCCCGCGGACAACCCGCGGTTCGTGGTGGGCATCCGGCTGGACGCGCCCGACACGACGCTGCCCGCGGGCCACTCGGCGGCGCCGCTGTTCCACGACATCGCCTCCTACCTGGCGCAGCGGTACCAGATCCCGCTCTCCCACGGCGCCGCTCCGTACGTGCCGCTGGTGCTGCCCTGA